From Saccharothrix espanaensis DSM 44229, the proteins below share one genomic window:
- a CDS encoding sodium:solute symporter family protein, whose amino-acid sequence MPVLAEADLRLDAGPLDYALLAIYFAFVLGIGFLARRSVSSSLDFLLSGRSLPAWVTGLAFISANLGAIELLGMAANGAQYGMATVHYYWIGAIPAMVFLGLVMMPFYYGSKVRSVPEFLRRRFGKGAHLVNAISFAVAQVLIAGVNLYALAFLLNLMLGWPIPLSVVIAALIVLTYTTLGGLSAAIYNEVLQFFVIVAALLPLTIVGLHKVGGWQGLVDKVTAGPGGSEQLSAWPATELTGIQNPVLSVIGIVFGLGFVLSFGYWTTNFAEVQRALSAKSMSAARRTPIIGAYPKALIPFVIIIPGIIAALVVPEMQALKAGDGSSGIVYNNALPALIGELLPNGMLGIAITGLLASFMAGVAANVSSFNTVFTYDLWQDYVRKDRPDEYYLRIGRLATIGGTLIAIGTAFLAAGYGNIMDYIQALFSFFNAPLFATFILAMFWKRMSAAAGWIGLVSGTLAAVAVFVLAETGVVDLPGQGASFVGAGAAFAVDIVVSVVVTTFTRPVPEERLVGLVYSLTPKESRKHSATGADAGWYRSPVLLGIGVLVLTAVLNIIFG is encoded by the coding sequence GTGCCCGTGCTCGCCGAGGCGGACCTCCGGCTGGACGCCGGACCGCTGGACTACGCGTTGCTGGCGATCTACTTCGCGTTCGTGCTCGGTATCGGTTTCCTGGCCCGCCGGTCGGTGTCGTCGAGCCTGGACTTCCTGCTCTCCGGCCGCTCGCTGCCCGCCTGGGTGACCGGCCTGGCGTTCATCTCCGCGAACCTCGGCGCGATCGAGCTGCTGGGCATGGCCGCCAACGGCGCCCAGTACGGCATGGCGACCGTGCACTACTACTGGATCGGCGCGATCCCGGCCATGGTGTTCCTCGGCCTGGTGATGATGCCGTTCTACTACGGCTCCAAGGTCCGCAGCGTCCCGGAGTTCCTGCGCCGCCGGTTCGGCAAGGGCGCGCACCTGGTCAACGCCATCAGCTTCGCCGTCGCGCAGGTGCTCATCGCGGGCGTGAACCTCTACGCGCTGGCGTTCCTGCTCAACCTGATGCTCGGCTGGCCGATCCCGCTGTCGGTGGTCATCGCCGCGCTGATCGTGCTCACCTACACCACGCTCGGCGGCCTGTCGGCGGCGATCTACAACGAGGTGCTCCAGTTCTTCGTGATCGTCGCCGCGCTGCTCCCGCTGACCATCGTCGGCCTGCACAAGGTCGGCGGCTGGCAGGGCCTGGTGGACAAGGTCACCGCCGGCCCCGGTGGCTCCGAGCAGCTCTCCGCGTGGCCCGCGACCGAGCTGACCGGCATCCAGAACCCGGTGCTCAGCGTCATCGGCATCGTGTTCGGGCTCGGGTTCGTGCTCTCGTTCGGCTACTGGACGACGAACTTCGCCGAGGTGCAGCGCGCGCTGTCGGCCAAGAGCATGTCGGCCGCCCGGCGCACGCCGATCATCGGCGCGTACCCCAAGGCGCTGATCCCGTTCGTGATCATCATCCCGGGCATCATCGCGGCGCTGGTCGTGCCCGAGATGCAGGCGCTGAAGGCCGGCGACGGCAGCTCCGGGATCGTCTACAACAACGCGCTGCCCGCGCTGATCGGCGAACTGCTGCCCAACGGCATGCTCGGCATCGCCATCACCGGCCTGCTGGCCTCGTTCATGGCGGGCGTGGCGGCGAACGTGTCGTCGTTCAACACGGTGTTCACCTACGACCTGTGGCAGGACTACGTCCGCAAGGACCGCCCGGACGAGTACTACCTGCGGATCGGCCGGCTGGCCACCATCGGCGGCACGCTGATCGCCATCGGCACCGCGTTCCTGGCGGCCGGCTACGGCAACATCATGGACTACATCCAGGCGCTGTTCTCGTTCTTCAACGCGCCGCTGTTCGCCACGTTCATCCTGGCCATGTTCTGGAAGCGGATGTCGGCGGCGGCGGGCTGGATCGGCCTGGTGTCCGGCACGCTCGCGGCGGTGGCGGTGTTCGTGCTCGCCGAGACCGGCGTGGTCGACCTGCCCGGCCAGGGCGCGAGCTTCGTCGGCGCGGGCGCGGCGTTCGCGGTCGACATCGTGGTCAGCGTCGTGGTCACCACCTTCACCCGGCCGGTACCGGAGGAACGCCTGGTCGGGCTGGTCTACAGCCTCACGCCCAAGGAGTCCCGCAAGCACTCGGCCACCGGCGCGGACGCCGGCTGGTACCGCTCGCCCGTGCTGCTCGGCATCGGTGTCCTGGTGCTGACGGCCGTGCTCAACATCATCTTCGGCTGA
- the dhaM gene encoding dihydroxyacetone kinase phosphoryl donor subunit DhaM has translation MIGLVVVSHSRTLADGVVELAGQMAPDVRLVASGGDGSGGLGTDFVAVSEAIAAADSGGGVVVLYDLGSARMVADMAAEEAVGDVLVVDAPLVEGAVAAAVAAQGGADLPTVADAARGAVGQFGDSSDNGSASSESAVDGESAEIVLTNEVGLHARPAALVVRSLAGLDAQVVVRFGDERADAASVLALMGLGAPGGATVEVSATGPDAAEAVRRVRELAGRDFDE, from the coding sequence GTGATCGGGCTGGTGGTGGTCTCGCACAGCCGGACGCTGGCCGACGGCGTGGTCGAACTGGCCGGCCAGATGGCGCCGGACGTGCGGCTCGTGGCGTCCGGGGGTGACGGGTCCGGCGGGCTCGGCACGGACTTCGTGGCCGTCTCGGAGGCGATCGCGGCGGCCGACTCCGGCGGTGGCGTCGTCGTGCTCTACGACCTGGGCAGCGCGAGGATGGTGGCCGACATGGCCGCCGAGGAGGCGGTCGGCGACGTGCTCGTGGTGGACGCGCCGCTGGTCGAAGGGGCCGTCGCGGCGGCGGTGGCCGCGCAGGGCGGTGCGGACCTGCCGACGGTCGCGGACGCCGCGCGCGGCGCGGTCGGGCAGTTCGGCGACAGCTCCGACAACGGGTCGGCGTCGTCCGAGTCCGCTGTGGACGGTGAGTCGGCGGAGATCGTGCTCACCAACGAGGTCGGCCTGCACGCCCGGCCGGCCGCGCTGGTCGTGCGGTCGCTGGCGGGGCTGGACGCGCAGGTCGTGGTGCGGTTCGGCGACGAGCGGGCGGACGCCGCCAGCGTGCTCGCGCTGATGGGGCTGGGCGCGCCGGGCGGTGCGACGGTCGAGGTGTCGGCGACCGGGCCGGACGCCGCCGAAGCCGTCCGCCGGGTGCGCGAACTGGCCGGTCGCGACTTCGACGAGTGA
- a CDS encoding DUF3558 domain-containing protein → MPRLVAVLCALLLVSACAGTDLAKHKPYPRHTVQAAAENVTETTGPQPTNVPDGQPVDPAFAADKLRLIDPCKLLDRKLLETLGTPGEVSATGFSRCSNFMKDKNGKDLAVTVEIGQTMTTELKNADKQLAGLKSYEQTLDTSACFVSVITQEKPALGLTVQIGYKEGDACAPGRKVAESVVKLLKDRVGVKSPPKDSLVTLDPCALVDKAAVEAAVGADNRIYPYGLHNCSWVANGKEITLDMRSTFVPADRKFDAKQVEVDLGGTTGYQLENSGAYPSCSVKWVQRLNTGEEGEIVEVKAAGPKKSEFDRCAMAVAFAKAVLPKVPKG, encoded by the coding sequence GTGCCCCGTCTCGTCGCTGTCCTGTGCGCGCTCCTGCTCGTGTCCGCCTGCGCCGGCACGGACCTCGCCAAGCACAAGCCGTACCCGCGTCACACGGTGCAGGCGGCCGCGGAGAACGTCACCGAGACCACCGGCCCGCAGCCCACGAACGTGCCGGACGGGCAGCCGGTGGACCCGGCGTTCGCCGCCGACAAGCTGCGGCTGATCGACCCGTGCAAGCTGCTGGACCGCAAGCTGCTGGAGACGCTGGGCACGCCCGGCGAGGTGTCGGCGACCGGGTTCAGCCGGTGCTCCAACTTCATGAAGGACAAGAACGGCAAGGACCTGGCGGTCACCGTGGAGATCGGCCAGACCATGACCACCGAGCTGAAGAACGCGGACAAGCAGCTCGCCGGGCTCAAGAGCTACGAGCAGACGCTGGACACCAGCGCGTGCTTCGTCTCGGTGATCACCCAGGAGAAGCCGGCGCTCGGGCTGACCGTGCAGATCGGCTACAAGGAGGGCGACGCGTGCGCCCCCGGCCGCAAGGTGGCCGAGTCGGTGGTCAAGCTGCTCAAGGACCGGGTGGGCGTGAAGTCGCCGCCGAAGGACTCCCTGGTCACGCTCGACCCGTGCGCGCTGGTGGACAAGGCCGCGGTCGAAGCGGCCGTCGGCGCGGACAACCGGATCTACCCGTACGGGCTGCACAACTGCTCGTGGGTGGCCAACGGCAAGGAGATCACGCTGGACATGCGGTCCACGTTCGTCCCGGCGGACCGCAAGTTCGACGCCAAGCAGGTCGAGGTGGACCTCGGCGGGACGACGGGCTACCAGCTGGAGAACTCCGGCGCGTACCCGTCGTGCTCGGTGAAGTGGGTCCAGCGGCTCAACACCGGCGAGGAGGGCGAGATCGTCGAGGTGAAGGCGGCCGGGCCCAAGAAGTCGGAGTTCGACCGGTGCGCGATGGCGGTGGCCTTCGCGAAGGCCGTGCTGCCCAAGGTCCCGAAGGGCTGA
- the nucS gene encoding endonuclease NucS, with the protein MRLVIARCQVDYVGRLTAHLPMAQRLLLIKADGSVSIHSDDRAFKPLNWMSPPCWLIEDPDLWVVQNKAGEKLIITLVEVLHDSKHELGPEPGLVKDGVESDLQKLLAEHVTTLGDGWTLVRREFPTPIGPVDLMCRDATGGSVAVEIKRRGEIDGVEQLTRYLELLNRDPLLAPVRGVFAAQQIKPQARTLAEDRGIRCVVLDYDALRGIESAEFRLF; encoded by the coding sequence GTGCGCCTCGTCATCGCTCGCTGTCAGGTCGACTACGTCGGACGCCTCACGGCCCATCTCCCGATGGCCCAGCGCCTGCTGCTGATCAAGGCGGACGGCTCGGTGTCCATCCACTCCGACGACCGGGCGTTCAAGCCGTTGAACTGGATGAGCCCGCCGTGCTGGCTCATCGAGGACCCGGACCTGTGGGTGGTGCAGAACAAGGCGGGCGAGAAGCTGATCATCACCTTGGTCGAGGTGCTGCACGACTCGAAGCACGAGCTGGGTCCCGAGCCGGGCCTGGTGAAGGACGGCGTCGAGTCGGACCTGCAGAAGCTGCTGGCCGAGCACGTGACCACGCTCGGTGACGGCTGGACGCTGGTGCGCCGCGAGTTCCCGACCCCGATCGGCCCGGTCGACCTGATGTGCCGGGACGCGACCGGCGGTTCGGTGGCGGTGGAGATCAAGCGCCGCGGCGAGATCGACGGCGTCGAGCAGCTCACCCGCTACCTCGAACTGCTCAACCGGGACCCGCTGCTCGCGCCGGTCCGGGGCGTGTTCGCCGCGCAGCAGATCAAGCCCCAGGCCCGGACGCTGGCCGAGGACCGCGGCATCCGGTGCGTGGTGCTGGACTACGACGCGTTGCGCGGCATCGAGTCCGCCGAGTTCCGGCTGTTCTGA
- a CDS encoding aldehyde dehydrogenase family protein, translating into MTQTAPTKPSRADGEQKRFASLDPRTGEVIAHHPVHGEADVRAAVESARPAAVFWAGLGFDGRRTRLDAWRRLLVKRLDEFQTLISAETGKSADDARTELALVIDHLHWAARQAPKTLGKRKVRPGMLMYNHAATLEYLPLGVVGVIGPWNYPAFTPMGSIAYALAAGNAVVFKPSEFTPGVGVFLGATFAEVVPEHPVFQVVTGFGETGAALCAAGVDKLAFTGSTPTGRKVMASCAATLTPVLVECGGKDPLIVAEDADVRGAAEATVWGGIFNAGQTCAGVERVYVADAVYDEFVKLVVEKAKKLRPGGEPDADFGPITMPKQVEIIKSHVADALERGGRAVVGGLESIRPPYVEPVVLVDVPDDSTAVTDETFGPTLVLTRVADADEAVRRANSLPYGLGATVFSRNRGEELADKLRCGMVSVNSVLAYASVPGLPFGGVGDSGFGRIHGEDGLREFTYAHAVTRKRFAAALNPMTYERGSRTIRHVVRLVKVLYGR; encoded by the coding sequence ATGACCCAGACCGCCCCCACCAAGCCCTCGCGGGCCGACGGCGAGCAGAAGCGGTTCGCCTCGCTCGACCCGCGCACGGGCGAGGTCATCGCGCACCACCCGGTGCACGGCGAGGCCGACGTGCGGGCCGCGGTCGAGTCGGCGCGGCCGGCGGCGGTGTTCTGGGCCGGCCTCGGGTTCGACGGCCGGCGCACCCGGCTGGACGCCTGGCGCCGGCTGCTGGTCAAGCGGCTGGACGAGTTCCAGACCCTGATCAGCGCGGAGACCGGCAAGTCCGCCGACGACGCGCGCACCGAGCTGGCCCTGGTGATCGACCACCTGCACTGGGCGGCCCGGCAGGCGCCCAAGACGCTGGGCAAGCGCAAGGTCAGGCCCGGCATGCTGATGTACAACCACGCGGCGACGCTGGAGTACCTCCCGCTGGGCGTGGTCGGCGTGATCGGGCCGTGGAACTACCCGGCGTTCACCCCGATGGGCTCGATCGCCTACGCGCTGGCCGCCGGCAACGCCGTGGTGTTCAAGCCCAGCGAGTTCACCCCCGGCGTCGGGGTGTTCCTCGGTGCCACGTTCGCCGAGGTCGTCCCGGAGCACCCGGTGTTCCAGGTGGTAACGGGGTTCGGCGAGACCGGCGCGGCGCTGTGCGCGGCCGGGGTCGACAAGCTGGCGTTCACCGGGTCCACGCCGACCGGCAGGAAGGTCATGGCCTCCTGCGCGGCGACGCTGACCCCAGTGCTGGTCGAGTGCGGCGGCAAGGACCCGCTGATCGTCGCGGAGGACGCGGACGTGCGCGGCGCGGCCGAGGCGACCGTGTGGGGCGGCATCTTCAACGCCGGCCAGACGTGCGCGGGCGTCGAGCGGGTCTACGTCGCGGACGCGGTGTACGACGAGTTCGTCAAGCTCGTGGTGGAGAAGGCGAAGAAGCTGCGGCCCGGCGGCGAGCCGGACGCGGACTTCGGGCCGATCACCATGCCCAAGCAGGTCGAGATCATCAAGTCGCACGTGGCCGACGCGTTGGAGCGCGGCGGGCGGGCGGTGGTGGGAGGGCTGGAGTCGATCCGGCCGCCGTACGTCGAGCCGGTGGTCCTGGTGGACGTGCCGGACGACTCGACGGCGGTGACCGACGAGACGTTCGGGCCCACGCTGGTGCTGACCAGGGTGGCCGACGCGGACGAGGCCGTGCGGCGGGCCAACTCGCTGCCCTACGGGCTGGGCGCGACGGTGTTCTCCCGCAACCGCGGCGAGGAGCTGGCGGACAAGCTGCGCTGCGGCATGGTGTCGGTGAACTCGGTGCTCGCCTACGCCTCGGTACCCGGGCTGCCCTTCGGCGGCGTGGGCGATTCGGGGTTCGGGCGCATCCACGGCGAGGACGGGCTGCGTGAGTTCACCTACGCGCACGCGGTCACCCGGAAGCGTTTCGCGGCGGCCTTGAACCCGATGACCTACGAGCGCGGATCGCGCACGATCAGGCACGTCGTGCGGCTGGTCAAGGTGCTCTACGGGCGCTGA
- a CDS encoding amino acid permease produces the protein MSLLRTKPVDQLTGDGDHTPLHRSLGLVPLIALSVGATLGTGIFVVLGQAAPVAGPAVAVSFVVAALAALFSALSYAELAGAVPVAGSAYSYTYATLGELVAWVCGWCLLLEYGVSVAAVAVGWSGYLNAFLDATLGVQLPAALSGEVVNLPAAVVVLLAMGVLLGGVKESAAVTTVTTALKVLVLLFFVVVAVFGFQTRNLTPFAPAGVAGITGAASLVFFSFIGFDAASTAGEEAKNPQRDLPRAIVISLAIVTVVYVLVALTAVGAAGVDVLTGSDASLAAVLRQLTDQAWPATILSAGAVVAIASVVLTVLYGQTRVLVAMSRDGLVPKVFSRVGVRRVPTANTVIVGVVVAVPAALVPLGQLAEATSIGTLVAFGLVNVGVVVLRRSRPDLPRGFRTPWVPVVPLLGLALCVLLVAGLAPVTWLAFGIWSVVGLVVYFAYGRRHSKLAPSPAQGE, from the coding sequence GTGTCACTCCTGCGCACCAAGCCCGTCGACCAGCTCACCGGCGACGGCGACCACACCCCGCTGCACCGCTCGCTCGGCCTGGTCCCGCTGATCGCGCTGTCGGTCGGCGCGACGCTGGGCACCGGCATCTTCGTCGTCCTCGGCCAGGCCGCCCCGGTCGCCGGGCCGGCGGTGGCGGTGTCGTTCGTGGTCGCCGCGCTGGCCGCGCTGTTCTCCGCGCTGTCCTACGCCGAGCTCGCGGGCGCGGTGCCGGTCGCCGGGTCGGCCTACTCCTACACCTACGCCACGCTCGGTGAGTTGGTCGCGTGGGTGTGCGGGTGGTGCCTGCTGCTGGAGTACGGGGTGTCCGTCGCGGCCGTGGCGGTGGGGTGGAGCGGGTACCTCAACGCCTTCCTGGACGCCACACTGGGCGTCCAGCTGCCGGCCGCGCTGTCCGGCGAGGTGGTCAACCTGCCCGCCGCGGTCGTCGTGCTGCTGGCGATGGGCGTGCTGCTGGGCGGGGTCAAGGAGAGCGCGGCGGTCACCACCGTGACGACCGCGCTCAAGGTCCTGGTGCTGCTGTTCTTCGTGGTGGTGGCGGTGTTCGGGTTCCAGACCCGGAACCTCACCCCGTTCGCGCCGGCCGGGGTCGCGGGCATCACCGGGGCCGCGTCGCTGGTGTTCTTCTCGTTCATCGGGTTCGACGCGGCGTCCACGGCGGGCGAGGAGGCCAAGAACCCCCAGCGGGACCTGCCGCGCGCCATCGTGATCTCGCTGGCGATCGTGACCGTGGTCTACGTGCTGGTCGCGCTGACCGCCGTGGGCGCGGCCGGCGTCGACGTGCTCACCGGCTCGGACGCGTCGCTGGCCGCGGTGCTGCGGCAGCTCACCGACCAGGCGTGGCCCGCCACGATCCTGTCCGCCGGCGCGGTGGTCGCGATCGCCTCGGTGGTGCTGACCGTCCTCTACGGACAGACGCGGGTGCTGGTGGCGATGTCCCGCGACGGCCTGGTGCCGAAGGTGTTCTCCCGGGTCGGCGTGCGCCGGGTGCCCACCGCCAACACGGTGATCGTCGGCGTGGTCGTCGCGGTGCCGGCCGCGCTGGTGCCGCTCGGCCAGCTCGCGGAAGCCACCAGCATCGGAACCCTGGTCGCGTTCGGGCTGGTCAACGTGGGTGTGGTTGTGCTGCGGAGGTCACGGCCGGACCTGCCGCGCGGGTTCCGCACGCCGTGGGTGCCGGTGGTGCCGCTGCTCGGGCTCGCCCTGTGCGTGCTGCTGGTCGCCGGGCTCGCGCCCGTGACGTGGTTGGCGTTCGGGATCTGGTCCGTGGTGGGGTTGGTGGTGTACTTCGCCTACGGACGCCGCCACTCGAAGCTGGCCCCATCGCCGGCACAGGGAGAATGA
- a CDS encoding 3-hydroxyacyl-CoA dehydrogenase family protein, translated as MTRQFSTVGVVGLGTMGAGIAEVLARTGRTVIAVDVDDEGLVRGRGHLDHSTDRAVAKGKLTEADRAALLGRISYSTSLDALAGVDLVIEAVPERIELKARVFAALDRICGPDTVFASNTSSLSITEIGVHTGRPGKVVGLHFFNPTPVLKLVEVIRTVVTEPEVVTDVVAFAESLGKTPVVIGDRAGFIANALLFGYLNHAVRMYETRYATREDLDAAMRYGCGYPMGPLALLDLIGLDTAYEILDTMYHQSRNRLHAPAPLLKQMITAGLLGRKSGRGFYTYDGPDSPVVVPDVLTPAAADTGAATREIQRVGVIGTGTMATGIAEVFAKRGYDVVLRARSLDKAEAALGKVRKSLDKAVSRGRLAEADRDAALARVTPAVRFEDLADCDLVVEAVAEELAIKKSVFEALDEVCKPGAVLATTTSSLPVIECAAATSRPGDVVGLHFFNPAQVMRLVEVVETIATSADVVATARRVCLDLGKQPVHCGDRAGFIVNALLFPYLNDAVKMLEAHYASADDIDNAMKVGCSLPMGPFELLDVVGLDVSLAIERTLYLEFREAGFAPAPLLEHLVTAGRLGRKTGKGFRDYT; from the coding sequence GTGACGCGCCAGTTCAGCACGGTCGGAGTCGTCGGTCTCGGCACCATGGGCGCCGGTATCGCCGAGGTGCTCGCGAGGACCGGCCGCACTGTCATCGCGGTGGACGTGGACGACGAGGGACTGGTCCGCGGCCGCGGCCACCTCGACCACTCCACCGACCGCGCGGTGGCCAAGGGCAAGCTCACCGAGGCCGACCGCGCCGCACTCCTCGGCCGGATCAGCTACAGCACCTCGCTGGACGCGCTGGCCGGCGTCGACCTGGTGATCGAGGCAGTGCCCGAGCGGATCGAGCTCAAGGCCCGGGTGTTCGCCGCCCTCGACCGGATCTGCGGCCCGGACACCGTGTTCGCGTCCAACACTTCCTCGCTGTCCATCACCGAGATCGGCGTGCACACCGGGCGGCCCGGCAAGGTCGTGGGGCTGCACTTCTTCAACCCCACCCCGGTGCTGAAGCTGGTCGAGGTGATCCGGACGGTCGTCACCGAGCCCGAGGTCGTCACCGACGTCGTGGCGTTCGCCGAATCGCTGGGCAAGACCCCCGTCGTCATCGGCGACCGGGCCGGGTTCATCGCCAACGCGCTGCTGTTCGGCTACCTCAACCACGCCGTGCGGATGTACGAAACCCGTTACGCCACAAGGGAAGACCTCGACGCGGCGATGCGCTACGGCTGCGGCTACCCGATGGGCCCGCTGGCGCTGCTCGACCTGATCGGCCTGGACACCGCCTACGAGATCCTCGACACGATGTACCACCAGTCCCGCAACCGCCTGCACGCCCCGGCCCCGCTGCTCAAGCAGATGATCACGGCGGGACTGCTCGGCCGCAAGAGCGGGCGCGGCTTCTACACCTACGACGGCCCGGACTCGCCGGTCGTCGTGCCCGACGTGCTCACCCCCGCCGCGGCCGACACCGGCGCGGCCACCCGCGAGATCCAGCGGGTCGGTGTGATCGGCACCGGCACCATGGCCACCGGGATCGCCGAGGTGTTCGCCAAGCGCGGCTACGACGTCGTGCTGCGGGCGCGGTCGCTGGACAAGGCCGAGGCGGCGCTGGGCAAGGTCCGCAAGTCGCTGGACAAGGCCGTCTCGCGCGGTAGGCTCGCCGAGGCCGACCGGGACGCCGCGCTGGCCCGCGTCACGCCGGCCGTGCGGTTCGAGGACCTCGCGGACTGCGACCTGGTGGTCGAGGCGGTGGCCGAGGAACTGGCGATCAAGAAGTCGGTGTTCGAGGCGCTGGACGAGGTGTGCAAGCCGGGCGCGGTGCTCGCGACCACGACGTCCTCGCTGCCCGTCATCGAGTGCGCGGCGGCCACCTCGCGGCCCGGTGACGTGGTGGGCCTGCACTTCTTCAACCCGGCGCAGGTGATGAGGCTGGTGGAGGTCGTGGAGACCATCGCCACCTCCGCCGACGTCGTCGCCACCGCCCGCCGGGTCTGCCTCGACCTGGGCAAGCAGCCGGTGCACTGCGGCGACCGCGCCGGGTTCATCGTCAACGCGCTGCTGTTCCCCTACCTCAACGACGCGGTGAAGATGCTGGAGGCGCACTACGCGTCGGCCGACGACATCGACAACGCCATGAAGGTCGGCTGCTCGCTGCCGATGGGGCCGTTCGAACTGCTGGACGTGGTCGGGCTGGACGTGTCGCTGGCCATCGAGCGCACCCTGTACCTGGAGTTCCGCGAAGCCGGCTTCGCCCCCGCGCCACTGCTGGAACACCTGGTCACGGCCGGCCGCCTGGGCCGCAAGACCGGCAAGGGCTTCCGCGACTACACCTGA
- the dhaK gene encoding dihydroxyacetone kinase subunit DhaK, protein MKKIINDPATVVADALRGMAAAHADLLDVQYDPAVVVRADAPVQRKVAIISGGGSGHEPLHGGFVGRGMLDAACPGPVFTSPTPDQVQAAVTRTDGGAGALLIVKNYTGDVLNFETAAELAAAEGVDVRTVVIDDDVAVKDSLYTAGRRGVGGTVLLEKVVGAAAERGVDLDGCEALARKVIGQVRSMGLALSPCTVPHAGEPSFVLADDEMELGIGIHGEPGRRRVRVGPADELVAALLDPVLEDLPFAAGDRVLLFTNGMGGTPQIELYLAHGIAERLLAERGITVERRLVGSYITSLEMQGMSLTVLKVDDELIELWDAPVHTAALRWGV, encoded by the coding sequence GTGAAGAAGATCATCAACGATCCGGCGACCGTGGTGGCGGACGCGCTGCGGGGCATGGCCGCGGCGCACGCCGACCTGCTGGACGTCCAGTACGACCCCGCCGTCGTCGTGCGCGCGGACGCGCCGGTGCAGCGCAAGGTCGCGATCATCTCCGGTGGTGGATCGGGCCACGAGCCGCTGCACGGCGGGTTCGTCGGGCGCGGGATGCTCGACGCGGCCTGTCCGGGCCCGGTGTTCACCTCCCCGACCCCGGACCAGGTGCAGGCGGCCGTGACCCGCACCGACGGCGGCGCCGGCGCGCTGCTGATCGTCAAGAACTACACCGGTGACGTGCTGAACTTCGAGACCGCGGCCGAGCTGGCCGCCGCGGAGGGCGTCGACGTGCGGACCGTGGTGATCGACGACGACGTGGCGGTGAAGGACTCGCTGTACACGGCGGGCCGGCGCGGCGTGGGCGGGACCGTGCTGCTGGAGAAGGTCGTCGGTGCCGCGGCCGAGCGCGGGGTCGACCTCGACGGCTGTGAAGCGTTGGCGCGCAAGGTGATCGGCCAGGTGCGGTCGATGGGCCTGGCGCTGTCGCCGTGCACCGTGCCGCACGCCGGCGAGCCGAGCTTCGTGCTGGCCGACGACGAGATGGAGCTGGGCATCGGCATCCACGGCGAGCCCGGCCGGCGGCGGGTGCGGGTCGGCCCGGCCGACGAGCTGGTGGCCGCGCTGCTGGACCCGGTCCTGGAGGACCTGCCCTTCGCCGCGGGCGACCGGGTGCTGCTGTTCACCAACGGCATGGGCGGCACGCCGCAGATCGAGCTGTACCTGGCGCACGGCATCGCCGAACGGCTGCTCGCCGAGCGCGGGATCACCGTCGAACGGCGGCTGGTCGGCTCGTACATCACCAGTCTGGAGATGCAGGGGATGAGCTTGACCGTGCTGAAGGTGGACGACGAGCTGATCGAGCTGTGGGACGCCCCGGTGCACACCGCCGCGCTGCGGTGGGGTGTCTGA
- the dhaL gene encoding dihydroxyacetone kinase subunit DhaL: MGCTAADVARALRAVAGVVAEHREELVRLDREIGDGDHGENLNRGFAALLSKLDGDLPSTPGAVLKLAATTLISTVGGAAGPLYGTAFLRAATSVGDAAELDGTLVATALQAALEGVVARGKAVVGDKTMVDALTPAVAAAESVASTGADVAGVLTAAAEAAEQGAESTVPLVARKGRASYLGERSAGHLDPGARSTSLLLRSFAGGAR, from the coding sequence ATGGGCTGCACGGCGGCGGACGTCGCGCGGGCGTTGCGGGCGGTGGCCGGCGTGGTCGCCGAGCACCGCGAGGAACTCGTGCGGCTGGACCGGGAGATCGGCGACGGCGACCACGGCGAGAACCTGAACCGCGGGTTCGCCGCGCTGCTGTCCAAATTGGACGGTGACCTGCCGTCGACGCCCGGCGCGGTCCTCAAGCTCGCGGCCACCACGTTGATCTCGACCGTCGGCGGCGCTGCGGGGCCGCTGTACGGGACGGCGTTCCTGCGTGCCGCGACCTCCGTGGGCGACGCGGCGGAGTTGGACGGCACGCTGGTGGCCACGGCGTTGCAGGCGGCGCTGGAGGGCGTCGTGGCGCGCGGCAAGGCCGTGGTGGGCGACAAGACGATGGTGGACGCGCTGACGCCCGCCGTGGCCGCCGCGGAGTCCGTGGCGTCGACCGGCGCGGACGTGGCCGGGGTGCTGACCGCCGCCGCCGAGGCCGCCGAGCAGGGCGCGGAGTCGACCGTGCCGCTCGTGGCGCGCAAGGGTCGTGCCTCTTACCTGGGCGAACGCAGCGCAGGGCACCTGGACCCGGGCGCGCGGTCGACGTCGTTGCTGCTGCGGAGCTTCGCCGGGGGTGCGCGGTGA